A part of Carettochelys insculpta isolate YL-2023 chromosome 1, ASM3395843v1, whole genome shotgun sequence genomic DNA contains:
- the SHISA8 gene encoding protein shisa-8 — protein MASRNGAQMERSYIFGVCCLVLLDPGRVWTRAPSTQNPELERQMESNSNTSWGPTLEDSAVAPTEAVSGGDQCRGYFDVMGQWDPPFNCNSGIYQYCCGTCGYRFCCQFKHRRLDQSGCSNYNIPYSGNTGQPPARVNETPENPTRDKTNMIVYIICGVVAIMVLVGIFTRLGLEKSRSHPTEMTMSRTLADLLKQPGQGPSDHLPDGHMGSLQVRLSDGLARGSPRNGTDKLHLTHAAVGSAPPLGLPHSHSTRLPLTSALPHQAPDYAKYATLKAVESAPEEFYKRFPVVDMPPPGTLCFPPMGLHQNDMPPLHDGCPLVGLATPRQKAKVVKATTHPLGASPAFKGAWDPSHHHPPDGRRQVYATKRQFSVEKLPEVFSQTPTHYVQPPRPFSTNSKTEVTV, from the exons ATGGCCAGCAGGAACGGCGCACAGATGGAGCGGAGTTACATCTTTGGAGTCTGTTGCCTGGTTCTGCTGGACCCGGGACGGGTGTGGACCAGAGCTCCCAGCACCCAGAATCCTGAGCTGGAGAGACAGATGGAGAGCAACAGCAACACCAGCTGGGGTCCCACCTTAGAGGACTCTGCGGTGGcccccactgaggctgtgtcAGGGGGTGACCAGTGCCGTGGTTACTTTGATGTCATGGGCCAATGGGACCCTCCGTTCAATTGCAACTCAGGGATCTATCAGTACTGCTGCGGGACCTGTGGGTACCGCTTCTGCTGCCAGTTCAAGCACAGACGGCTGGACCAGAGTGGATGCTCCAATTACAACATCCCCTATTCGGGCAACACGGGCCAGCCACCGGCCCGGGTGAATGAGACCCCCGAGAATCCTACCCGGGACAAGACCAACATGATTGTATATATCATCTGTGGTGTGGTGGCCATCATGGTGCTGGTGGGTATCTTCACCAGGCTGGGCCTGGAAAAATCGCGGAGCCACCCGACAGAGATGACCATGTCCAG AACGCTCGCAGACTTGCTgaagcagccaggccagggcccctcTGACCACCTGCCCGACGGCCACATGGGCAGCCTCCAGGTCCGGCTCAGCGACGGGCTTGCCCGCGGCTCCCCCAGGAATGGCACAG ACAAGCTGCACTTGACCCACGCCGCCGTGGGCAGCGCCCCCCCGCTTGGGCTGCCGCACTCCCACAGCACCCGGCTGCCGCTGACCagcgccctgccccaccaagcgcCCGACTACGCCAAGTACGCCACGCTCAAGGCTGTAG AGAGCGCACCCGAAGAATTCTACAAGCGGTTTCCCGTGGTGGACATGCCTCCGCCAGGCACCCTCTGCTTCCCGCCCATGGGGCTGCATCAGAACGACATGCCTCCCCTGCACGACGGTTGCCCCTTGGTTGGCTTGGCTACACCCAGGCAGAAGGCCAAAGTAGTGAAAGCCACCACCCATCCCCTGGGAGCCAGCCCTGCCTTCAAAGGCGCCTGGGACCCCAGCCATCATCACCCCCCTGACGGCCGCCGGCAGGTCTATGCCACCAAGCGCCAGTTCAGCGTCGAGAAGCTGCCGGAGGTCTTCAGCCAGACACCCACCCACTACGTCCAGCCCCCACGGCCCTTCTCCACCAATAGCAAGACTGAGGTCACTGTCTAA